The Winogradskyella schleiferi genome has a window encoding:
- a CDS encoding XRE family transcriptional regulator, with product MKPIQANIKYLRALKKISQERFADELKWTRSVVGSYEEGRSEPPIDRLIDLSNYFDIPIDILVKNDLRKAKNTSFIEVGNKRVLFPVTVNEDNEDLIEIIPAKATAGYLSGYDDPEYIEQLQKIKLPFLPTGTHRAFPIKGDSMLPVKDGSFIVAKFLEDIADIKNGRTYIILTKDDGLVYKRVYKTDIDSADLLLSSDNKSYQPYLVSKEAILELWEFTCCINTQEYDEKELKLSSIMTMFQELKVELEAIKKL from the coding sequence ATGAAACCCATCCAAGCCAATATAAAATATTTACGTGCTTTAAAAAAGATATCCCAAGAGCGTTTTGCAGATGAACTTAAATGGACACGTTCTGTTGTTGGTTCTTACGAAGAAGGTCGCTCAGAGCCACCAATAGACCGTTTGATAGACTTATCAAATTACTTTGATATTCCTATTGATATACTGGTAAAAAATGATTTAAGGAAAGCCAAAAACACTTCTTTTATTGAAGTCGGCAACAAGCGTGTTTTGTTTCCTGTCACTGTGAATGAAGACAATGAAGATTTAATAGAAATTATACCTGCAAAAGCGACAGCTGGTTATTTATCTGGTTATGATGATCCGGAATATATAGAACAACTTCAAAAGATTAAATTACCGTTTTTACCCACAGGAACACATAGAGCATTTCCGATAAAAGGCGATTCTATGTTACCTGTAAAGGATGGCTCCTTTATAGTTGCTAAGTTTTTAGAAGACATCGCTGATATTAAAAATGGGCGCACGTATATTATATTAACCAAAGACGATGGCTTAGTTTATAAACGTGTTTATAAAACAGACATTGATAGCGCTGATTTATTATTGAGTTCAGACAATAAGTCGTATCAACCCTATTTAGTTTCAAAAGAAGCAATTTTAGAACTCTGGGAATTTACCTGTTGTATTAATACGCAAGAGTACGACGAAAAGGAATTGAAATTAAGTAGTATTATGACCATGTTTCAAGAGCTGAAAGTTGAATTGGAGGCCATAAAAAAATTGTAA
- a CDS encoding F0F1 ATP synthase subunit epsilon — translation MYLEIVSPEATIFSSEVDSVTVPGVEGEFQMLNNHAAIVSTLSEGIVKINMHTQSHLVFDELHALVLPFNDDKKVLTVKINSGTVEMKDNKVIILAD, via the coding sequence ATGTATTTAGAAATTGTATCACCAGAAGCCACAATATTCAGTTCAGAAGTTGATTCTGTAACTGTTCCAGGTGTAGAGGGTGAATTTCAAATGTTGAATAATCACGCAGCTATAGTGTCAACTTTAAGTGAAGGTATTGTGAAAATAAACATGCATACACAAAGCCATTTGGTTTTTGATGAATTACATGCACTTGTTTTACCTTTTAATGATGACAAAAAAGTTTTAACGGTAAAGATTAATTCAGGTACTGTTGAAATGAAAGACAACAAGGTTATTATTTTGGCTGATTAA
- the atpD gene encoding F0F1 ATP synthase subunit beta, which produces MSKVTGKVAQIVGPVIDVEFAAGSELPKIYDSLEINNQDGSKLVLEVQSHIGEDTVRTIAMDSSDGLSRGTEVHATGAPIQMPIGEDVYGRLFNVIGDAIDGLGDLPKAGDAGLPIHRQAPKFEDLSTSTEVLFTGIKVIDLIEPYAKGGKIGLFGGAGVGKTVLIQELINNIAKGHGGLSVFAGVGERTREGNDLLREMLESGIIKYGDDFMHSMEEGGWDLKKVDKSIMKESKATFVFGQMNEPPGARARVALSGLTIAEYFRDGAGEGQGKDVLFFVDNIFRFTQAGSEVSALLGRMPSAVGYQPTLATEMGAMQERITSTKRGSITSVQAVYVPADDLTDPAPATTFAHLDATTVLSRKIAELGIYPAVDPLDSTSRILTAEILGDEHYACAQRVKELLQRYKELQDIIAILGMEELSEEDKMAVGRARRVQRFLSQPFHVAEQFTGIPGVLVDIKETIKGFNQIMDGELDHLPEAAFNLKGSIEEAIEAGEKMLAEA; this is translated from the coding sequence ATGTCAAAAGTTACAGGTAAAGTTGCACAGATCGTAGGTCCAGTTATCGATGTAGAATTCGCTGCTGGTTCAGAGCTTCCAAAGATTTATGATTCGTTAGAAATTAACAACCAAGATGGTTCAAAATTAGTATTAGAAGTACAATCTCACATTGGTGAAGATACTGTTCGTACTATTGCTATGGATTCTTCTGATGGTTTAAGTAGAGGAACGGAAGTTCACGCTACTGGTGCTCCAATCCAAATGCCAATTGGTGAAGATGTTTACGGACGTCTTTTCAACGTAATTGGAGATGCTATTGATGGGTTAGGTGATTTGCCTAAAGCTGGTGATGCTGGTTTACCGATTCACAGACAAGCTCCAAAATTTGAGGACTTATCAACATCTACGGAAGTTTTATTTACTGGCATTAAAGTAATCGATTTAATTGAGCCTTATGCAAAAGGTGGTAAAATTGGTTTGTTTGGTGGTGCTGGCGTAGGTAAAACAGTATTAATCCAAGAGTTGATTAACAATATTGCAAAAGGTCACGGTGGACTTTCAGTATTTGCAGGTGTTGGTGAAAGAACACGTGAAGGAAACGATTTACTTCGTGAAATGTTAGAGTCAGGTATTATCAAGTATGGTGATGACTTTATGCATTCTATGGAAGAAGGCGGATGGGATTTGAAGAAGGTTGATAAGTCAATCATGAAAGAATCTAAAGCGACTTTCGTATTCGGACAAATGAATGAGCCTCCTGGAGCTCGTGCTCGTGTAGCACTTTCAGGATTAACTATAGCAGAATATTTCCGTGATGGAGCAGGTGAAGGACAAGGGAAGGATGTACTCTTCTTCGTAGATAACATTTTCCGTTTTACACAAGCGGGTTCTGAGGTGTCTGCACTATTAGGTCGTATGCCTTCTGCGGTAGGTTATCAACCAACATTGGCAACCGAAATGGGTGCCATGCAAGAGCGTATTACGTCAACAAAAAGAGGATCTATTACATCTGTACAAGCGGTTTACGTACCAGCGGATGATTTAACGGATCCGGCACCAGCAACAACGTTTGCTCACTTAGATGCAACAACTGTATTATCTCGTAAAATTGCAGAGTTAGGTATTTATCCTGCGGTAGATCCATTAGATTCTACGTCAAGAATTTTGACCGCCGAGATTTTAGGAGATGAGCACTATGCTTGTGCACAACGTGTAAAAGAGTTATTACAACGTTATAAAGAATTACAAGATATTATCGCCATCTTAGGTATGGAAGAATTATCTGAAGAAGATAAAATGGCTGTAGGTAGAGCAAGACGTGTACAACGTTTCTTATCTCAACCGTTCCACGTAGCTGAGCAATTTACTGGTATACCTGGTGTATTAGTAGATATTAAAGAAACAATTAAAGGTTTTAACCAGATAATGGATGGTGAATTAGATCACTTACCAGAAGCGGCATTTAACCTTAAAGGTTCTATTGAAGAGGCTATTGAAGCAGGAGAGAAAATGTTAGCTGAGGCGTAA
- a CDS encoding SGNH/GDSL hydrolase family protein: MKKIKYIALSLLTLGMVACENELVQDLRDLNNDEGEPLPELTAGTADFSNFVAVGASFTAGFTDNGLFIASQENSFPNIMANKFAKTGGGVFTQPMMNDNFGGLIVGGNPVIHPVTGDRLFTERLVFGGAGPVPLQSINPTAMSTTDFALNNPTGPFNNLGIPGAKSFHLVAPGYGNISNFPEAANPYAIRVTGSTPNASILELAMAQNPTFFTLSEIGGNDVLGYATSGGESDINSPNYNPITDTATFDFALNALVTGMTANGAKGAIGNLPNITSFSFFTTVPNNALDVDAETAANLTGFFQAVAGIFSQGLIQQGVPLAQAEALAAQYAISFNEGPNRFLIDVPVIPENPLGFRQMTEDELLVLTIDQDALAQGYGSVVLTPEVLQVLGILQAGGTPTPEQAGLVLAAISGIDDGDALDSDEIAEIAGATAAYNSSIEAITIAHGLALVDLNSILNEASTMGIDFDDYNLNTDLVFGGLVSLDGVHLTARGYALMANSFLKAIDDTYGSNFEASGNLAKAGDYPTNYSPLLQ; encoded by the coding sequence ATGAAAAAAATAAAATATATAGCACTATCATTACTTACTCTAGGAATGGTAGCCTGTGAGAATGAACTCGTTCAAGACTTAAGAGACTTAAATAATGACGAGGGTGAACCTTTACCTGAATTAACTGCTGGCACTGCAGATTTCTCAAATTTCGTAGCAGTGGGTGCTTCATTCACAGCAGGTTTTACAGACAATGGTTTATTTATAGCAAGTCAAGAAAATTCGTTTCCGAATATCATGGCTAATAAATTTGCTAAAACAGGTGGAGGTGTATTTACTCAACCTATGATGAATGATAATTTTGGAGGTCTTATCGTTGGAGGGAATCCTGTAATCCATCCGGTAACTGGAGATAGATTATTTACAGAGCGATTAGTGTTTGGAGGCGCTGGCCCAGTACCTTTACAATCTATTAATCCAACAGCAATGTCAACTACAGACTTTGCTTTGAATAACCCAACAGGACCTTTTAATAATTTGGGGATACCAGGAGCAAAAAGTTTTCACTTGGTAGCTCCAGGTTATGGAAATATTTCAAATTTTCCTGAAGCTGCAAATCCCTATGCAATACGTGTTACAGGTAGTACACCAAACGCCTCTATTTTAGAATTGGCAATGGCACAAAACCCAACATTTTTTACACTTTCTGAAATTGGTGGAAACGATGTTTTAGGCTATGCCACTTCTGGTGGTGAGAGCGATATTAATTCCCCGAATTATAATCCTATTACGGATACAGCCACATTTGATTTTGCATTAAATGCTTTAGTAACAGGTATGACAGCCAATGGTGCAAAAGGTGCTATTGGTAATTTACCTAATATAACAAGTTTCTCCTTTTTTACAACTGTACCCAACAATGCCTTGGATGTAGATGCTGAAACGGCCGCAAATCTTACTGGCTTTTTTCAGGCGGTAGCTGGCATATTTTCTCAGGGCTTGATACAACAAGGAGTTCCACTTGCTCAAGCCGAAGCACTAGCAGCGCAATACGCCATTTCATTTAATGAAGGTCCAAATAGATTTTTAATTGACGTACCTGTTATCCCTGAAAATCCATTAGGGTTTAGACAGATGACTGAAGATGAATTACTGGTTTTAACCATAGATCAAGATGCTTTAGCACAAGGATATGGTTCTGTAGTCTTAACACCAGAGGTGTTACAAGTCTTAGGAATTTTGCAAGCAGGAGGTACACCAACACCAGAACAAGCAGGTTTAGTTTTAGCGGCTATTAGTGGTATTGATGATGGTGATGCTTTGGATAGTGATGAAATAGCTGAAATTGCAGGTGCAACTGCCGCTTATAATTCGAGCATTGAAGCAATCACCATTGCACATGGCTTAGCTTTAGTTGACCTTAATTCAATATTAAATGAGGCATCAACTATGGGTATAGACTTTGATGATTATAATTTAAACACAGACTTGGTATTTGGAGGCTTAGTTAGTTTAGATGGTGTGCATTTAACTGCTAGAGGTTATGCTTTAATGGCAAATAGCTTCTTAAAAGCCATCGACGACACTTATGGTTCTAACTTTGAAGCTTCAGGAAACCTGGCAAAAGCTGGTGATTATCCTACAAATTATTCACCACTATTACAATAG
- a CDS encoding TonB-dependent receptor domain-containing protein, with translation MKTILKLFTMLFCVVTYAQTTVKGKINDNSGLPLPGANIVVVGSSSGTVSDFDGYYSLTVEQVPPFSIRVSYTGFETQTVEVTTNNQTIDVTLAEGSSLDEVVISASRTPERIFESPVTVERFGLKEIKNTASADYYGGLENLKGVDINTNSLTFKSINTRGFATFANTRFVQLVDGMDNSAPLLNFPMGNLLGMVETDAQSVELLPGASSALYGANAFNGILFMTSKNPFDHQGIRGFFKQGITSQEAAGDNDYTDFGISMAYKFSDKIAVKANFGYLKGTDWFAANYDDKDISGGTRESNINYDGVNIYGDNVTTNIKDVALTLESLGLAPAGSSALIPSVDVSRTGYKEVELTDYNAESVKADWGLYFRPWANDFEIQYVGKVGTGSTIYQGAQRYRIENFSLQQHKLEIKNDDFFVRGYVNSDKTGDTYVLDVAGPNLLQAWKEHDVWFGEYVAEFIGQTLGGATNTQAHAAARIAAEQGRPELGSDEFNRLYEQVTSDSDFLTGSALKDNSKIYHGDANYNFRDKIKFAEIQVGGSYRTYRLNSFGTIYADANGPITYSELGLYTQLQRSIELNESLELKLTGSVRYDKSELFDAFFSPRISAGLTVNENHNFRASFQTGFRNPDTQSLYIGLRTALGTLVGGASDIGNLYERDYGVSQFAQNNLGQPSTIPQTADAAYNNSLLASIATDLSDHDSSSNGKNFIGNSNYVKPEQVSSVEVGYRGKLQNFIIDASAYYSSYKDFLANESVVAPLYGDVSNFDLTGYDPNNPASVAVLNPDTQQILAALDNDDFHVYQTNTNSEETVNSYGAAIAVSTKVFNGFDLSANYTYSKLDFDVKNNPDFRTSFNTPEHKVKASLGKTELFKNFGFNVAWRWSDNYFWEASFGDGEVPAFHVLDAQVNLRVPSLKSTFKVGASNVLHDEYFTAFGTGYIGSQYYVSWTINNL, from the coding sequence ATGAAGACAATCTTAAAGCTTTTCACAATGCTTTTTTGCGTGGTAACTTATGCACAAACCACAGTAAAAGGTAAAATTAACGACAATTCTGGACTGCCCTTGCCAGGTGCAAACATTGTTGTAGTAGGTTCCAGTTCTGGTACGGTCTCGGATTTTGACGGTTACTATTCGTTAACCGTAGAGCAAGTGCCTCCATTTTCAATCCGTGTTAGTTACACTGGTTTTGAAACTCAAACTGTTGAAGTCACAACGAATAACCAAACAATCGATGTCACATTGGCAGAAGGCAGTTCTCTAGATGAAGTTGTAATTTCTGCATCTCGTACACCGGAACGGATCTTTGAATCTCCAGTTACTGTTGAGCGTTTCGGACTTAAAGAAATAAAAAATACCGCTTCAGCAGATTATTATGGAGGATTAGAGAACTTAAAAGGTGTAGATATAAACACCAACAGTTTAACCTTTAAATCTATAAACACTAGAGGTTTTGCGACTTTTGCCAATACCAGGTTTGTTCAACTCGTAGATGGTATGGACAACTCGGCTCCTTTACTTAACTTCCCTATGGGTAACTTATTGGGAATGGTGGAGACTGATGCTCAGAGTGTAGAACTTTTACCTGGTGCCTCTTCGGCTCTTTATGGTGCAAATGCCTTTAATGGTATATTGTTTATGACAAGTAAAAATCCTTTTGACCATCAAGGAATTAGAGGTTTTTTTAAACAAGGCATAACTTCCCAAGAAGCTGCAGGAGATAATGATTATACAGATTTTGGTATAAGTATGGCATACAAATTTAGTGATAAAATTGCTGTTAAAGCGAATTTCGGATATTTAAAAGGTACGGATTGGTTTGCTGCAAATTATGATGATAAAGATATATCAGGAGGAACTCGTGAATCAAACATAAATTATGATGGAGTTAATATTTATGGAGATAATGTAACTACAAACATAAAAGATGTTGCATTGACCTTAGAAAGTTTAGGATTAGCTCCTGCAGGCTCGTCAGCACTAATTCCTTCTGTTGATGTTAGTAGAACAGGATATAAAGAAGTGGAATTGACCGATTATAATGCTGAAAGTGTAAAAGCAGATTGGGGTTTGTATTTTAGACCTTGGGCTAATGATTTCGAAATACAATATGTAGGAAAGGTAGGAACGGGTTCTACTATATATCAAGGTGCGCAACGCTATAGAATCGAGAATTTTTCATTACAACAACATAAGTTAGAAATAAAAAATGATGACTTTTTTGTGAGAGGTTATGTCAATTCTGATAAAACTGGTGACACCTATGTGTTGGATGTAGCAGGCCCTAATCTCTTACAAGCCTGGAAAGAACATGATGTTTGGTTTGGAGAATATGTTGCAGAATTCATTGGACAAACACTTGGTGGTGCTACAAATACACAAGCACATGCTGCTGCAAGAATTGCTGCTGAACAAGGAAGACCAGAATTGGGATCAGATGAATTTAATAGATTATATGAACAAGTAACATCGGACTCCGATTTCTTAACTGGTTCTGCTTTAAAGGATAATTCTAAAATTTATCATGGAGACGCTAATTACAACTTTAGGGACAAAATTAAATTTGCCGAGATTCAAGTAGGTGGATCTTATAGAACATACAGGCTAAATTCATTTGGAACTATTTATGCAGATGCAAATGGACCTATTACTTATTCTGAATTAGGATTGTACACGCAATTACAACGTTCAATTGAACTAAATGAAAGTTTAGAATTAAAGCTAACAGGCTCTGTACGTTACGATAAATCAGAATTGTTCGATGCATTTTTCTCACCAAGAATATCTGCGGGTTTAACAGTAAATGAAAACCATAACTTTAGAGCTTCTTTCCAAACAGGTTTTAGAAACCCAGACACACAATCATTATATATTGGTTTGCGAACAGCCTTAGGGACACTCGTAGGTGGTGCTTCAGATATTGGTAATCTTTATGAAAGAGATTATGGAGTTAGTCAATTCGCACAAAATAATTTAGGCCAACCTTCAACTATACCTCAAACAGCTGATGCAGCTTATAATAACTCATTATTAGCTTCTATTGCTACCGATTTATCTGATCACGATTCTAGTTCTAATGGTAAAAATTTTATTGGGAATTCTAATTATGTTAAACCAGAACAAGTAAGCTCAGTAGAGGTAGGGTATAGAGGAAAACTGCAAAATTTTATAATCGATGCTTCAGCATATTACAGTTCTTATAAAGATTTTCTAGCAAACGAATCTGTTGTAGCACCACTCTATGGAGATGTGTCAAACTTTGATCTAACAGGTTATGACCCTAATAATCCCGCTTCTGTAGCAGTATTAAATCCAGATACGCAACAAATTTTAGCAGCATTAGATAATGACGATTTTCACGTCTATCAAACTAATACCAATTCTGAAGAAACAGTAAACTCTTATGGAGCAGCAATAGCAGTCTCAACAAAAGTATTTAATGGTTTTGATTTAAGTGCAAACTATACGTATTCTAAATTAGATTTTGATGTGAAGAATAATCCAGATTTCAGAACGAGTTTCAATACACCAGAGCATAAGGTAAAAGCCTCTTTGGGTAAAACGGAATTGTTTAAAAACTTTGGGTTTAATGTCGCTTGGAGATGGAGTGATAATTACTTTTGGGAAGCTTCATTTGGAGACGGCGAAGTGCCTGCATTCCATGTACTTGATGCACAAGTTAACCTCAGGGTACCAAGTCTAAAATCTACATTTAAAGTAGGTGCTTCTAACGTATTGCATGACGAATATTTTACTGCATTTGGTACAGGTTATATAGGTTCTCAATATTATGTATCTTGGACTATCAATAATTTATAA
- the glmS gene encoding glutamine--fructose-6-phosphate transaminase (isomerizing) has protein sequence MCGIVGYIGHREAYPIIIKGLQRLEYRGYDSAGIALYDGNAIKLSKTKGKVSDLKEKIENEISTDGTLGIGHTRWATHGVPNDVNSHPHYSNSGDLVIIHNGIIENYDSLKKELIKRGYTFKSDTDTEVLVNLIEDVKKNENLKLGKAVQIALNQVVGAYAIAVFDKNKPNEIVVARLGSPLAIGVGEDEFFIASDASPFIEYTKNAIYLEDEEMAIIRRGKEVKVRKIKNDALVDPYVQELQLNLEQIEKGGYDHFMLKEIYEQPSAILDTFRGRLLSNEAIVKMAGVEDNMKKFLAADRIIIVACGTSWHAGLVAEYIFEDLARIPVEVEYASEFRYRNPVITEKDIVIAISQSGETADTLAAIKLAKSRGAFVFGVCNVVGSSIAREADAGAYTHAGPEIGVASTKAFTTQITVLTLMALRLARAKGTMSSSEFRHHLIELETIPGKVEQALKSDAYVKTVAEIYKDAKNCLYLGRGYNFPVALEGALKLKEISYIHAEGYPAAEMKHGPIALIDEQMPVFVIATKKGHYEKVVSNIQEIKSRKGKIIGIVTKGDTCVKELADHVIEVPETLECLTPLLTTIPLQLLSYHIAVMLEKNVDQPRNLAKSVTVE, from the coding sequence ATGTGTGGAATTGTTGGGTATATTGGGCATAGAGAGGCTTATCCTATTATTATTAAAGGACTCCAAAGATTAGAATATCGTGGCTATGATAGCGCTGGTATAGCGTTATATGATGGCAATGCTATTAAACTTTCTAAAACTAAAGGAAAAGTATCTGACTTAAAGGAAAAAATTGAAAACGAAATTTCCACAGATGGAACCTTAGGTATAGGACACACGCGTTGGGCTACCCATGGTGTGCCGAACGATGTAAATTCTCATCCACATTACTCTAATTCTGGCGATTTAGTAATAATCCATAATGGAATTATTGAAAATTACGATTCATTAAAGAAAGAGTTAATAAAACGTGGTTATACTTTTAAGTCAGATACTGATACAGAGGTCTTGGTTAATCTTATTGAAGACGTAAAGAAAAACGAAAATCTTAAACTTGGTAAAGCTGTTCAAATTGCCTTAAACCAAGTTGTGGGAGCCTATGCTATCGCTGTCTTTGATAAAAATAAACCTAACGAGATTGTCGTAGCAAGACTCGGTAGTCCTTTGGCTATAGGTGTTGGTGAAGACGAATTTTTTATTGCCAGTGACGCATCCCCTTTTATCGAATATACTAAAAATGCTATTTATCTTGAAGATGAAGAGATGGCCATTATTCGAAGAGGAAAAGAAGTAAAGGTCAGAAAGATTAAGAATGACGCTTTAGTAGATCCTTATGTACAAGAACTTCAGCTTAATTTAGAACAAATTGAAAAAGGAGGTTACGATCACTTTATGCTTAAAGAGATTTACGAGCAACCGAGTGCAATTTTAGATACTTTTAGAGGTCGTTTATTGAGTAATGAAGCTATTGTTAAAATGGCAGGTGTTGAGGATAATATGAAAAAATTCTTGGCAGCAGACCGTATAATAATTGTGGCCTGTGGAACATCATGGCATGCAGGTTTAGTTGCAGAGTATATTTTTGAAGATTTAGCCAGAATTCCTGTTGAGGTAGAATATGCGTCTGAATTTAGATACAGAAATCCGGTAATTACGGAAAAAGATATAGTCATAGCTATTTCCCAATCTGGTGAGACTGCGGATACCTTAGCTGCTATTAAATTAGCAAAATCTAGAGGTGCATTCGTATTTGGTGTTTGCAATGTGGTTGGTTCGTCTATTGCAAGAGAGGCAGATGCAGGCGCTTATACACATGCAGGTCCTGAAATTGGAGTCGCTTCAACCAAAGCGTTTACTACACAGATTACCGTATTAACTTTAATGGCCTTGCGATTAGCGCGTGCAAAAGGAACAATGTCTAGTTCAGAATTTAGACATCATCTTATTGAACTTGAAACCATACCAGGAAAGGTTGAACAGGCACTAAAATCTGATGCCTACGTAAAAACAGTTGCCGAAATATATAAAGACGCTAAAAACTGTTTATACTTAGGCCGTGGCTATAATTTCCCGGTTGCTTTAGAGGGAGCGTTAAAACTAAAAGAGATTTCTTATATCCATGCAGAAGGTTATCCAGCGGCAGAAATGAAACATGGCCCAATAGCTTTAATAGATGAGCAAATGCCAGTATTCGTTATAGCCACCAAAAAAGGACATTACGAAAAAGTGGTCAGTAACATTCAAGAGATTAAATCCAGAAAAGGTAAGATTATTGGTATCGTTACCAAAGGAGACACTTGTGTAAAGGAATTAGCCGATCATGTAATTGAAGTACCAGAAACTCTAGAATGCTTAACACCTTTATTAACTACGATACCATTACAGTTATTGTCTTACCATATTGCCGTGATGTTAGAAAAGAACGTTGACCAACCTAGAAATTTAGCTAAATCTGTTACGGTAGAGTAG
- a CDS encoding DUF4270 domain-containing protein — translation MKKNKIALQIISFGLVILTFIACDNDYASLESDVINNDIATNFDILSEQHDIIAYTKALEPAVQTNGLIGLSTLGLYDDAYGRTTASFVTQLSASSYDPDFGEGTVIDSVVLRIPYFSTATSFDDDGNTIYELDSILPKGDTYNKINLRIFESNYFLRDFNPNASFNENQIYYSNKTAEGSGDFSGALEGEELTFVDYDDATGTTMTVVDDNNIDINNSSYALKDVNNLDDDGNKTLLETQTPGIRVMLHPTFWQNKIIDKEGDAVLSNPNNFANYFKGLYFKAEPVNGDGSFLILNTSSANANVTIYYSTTDTDGDTGTGTYVLNFGSNKVNFFDNDYTLPINDGNSENGDSRIYLKGGEGAVAGIKLFDGFYDEDAGITNFEHFRNEYVNLENGEFESSKRLVNEANLVFYVDRNQLDMLDEVPDNEPNRLYLYNIDNKTPLIDYYLDATNSTLPSFSKSSHLGILEREDEDDQDSPGVKYKLKITEHINNLLVRDSTNVELGLAVSLSVDIEDTTLGSIQKNVLDSDDFTVPVSSILTPRGTILHGNTSEDETKRVYLEIYYTEPNN, via the coding sequence ATGAAAAAAAATAAAATTGCCCTACAGATTATCTCTTTTGGTTTAGTTATCCTCACGTTTATTGCCTGTGATAATGATTACGCATCCTTGGAATCCGATGTAATTAATAACGACATTGCCACGAATTTCGATATTCTTTCAGAACAACATGATATTATTGCATACACAAAGGCTTTAGAGCCTGCTGTTCAAACAAATGGTTTAATTGGGTTAAGTACTTTAGGCCTTTATGACGATGCTTATGGGAGAACGACCGCTAGTTTTGTAACACAACTTTCGGCAAGTTCTTACGATCCGGATTTTGGTGAAGGAACTGTGATTGATTCCGTGGTTTTAAGGATTCCTTATTTTAGCACAGCTACTAGTTTTGATGATGATGGAAATACAATCTATGAGTTAGACTCCATTTTACCTAAGGGAGACACGTATAATAAAATCAATTTAAGAATCTTCGAAAGCAATTATTTCCTCAGGGATTTTAACCCTAATGCGAGCTTTAATGAAAATCAGATTTATTATTCGAATAAAACCGCAGAAGGATCAGGGGATTTTTCTGGTGCATTGGAAGGGGAGGAACTCACGTTTGTTGATTATGACGATGCAACAGGTACTACTATGACCGTAGTTGATGACAACAATATTGATATAAATAATAGTAGCTATGCTTTAAAGGACGTAAATAATCTAGATGATGACGGAAACAAAACGTTATTAGAAACACAAACTCCAGGTATAAGAGTTATGTTGCATCCAACTTTTTGGCAAAATAAAATTATAGACAAAGAAGGAGATGCCGTATTAAGTAATCCAAACAATTTTGCAAACTATTTTAAAGGACTTTACTTTAAAGCGGAACCAGTAAATGGAGATGGAAGCTTCCTTATACTAAATACAAGCAGTGCAAATGCTAATGTAACCATATATTATTCAACTACAGATACTGACGGTGACACAGGAACAGGAACTTATGTCCTTAATTTTGGATCAAATAAAGTTAACTTCTTTGATAATGATTATACGTTACCTATTAATGATGGAAATTCAGAAAACGGTGATAGTAGAATATATCTTAAAGGTGGGGAAGGAGCTGTAGCTGGTATAAAGCTTTTTGATGGCTTCTATGACGAGGATGCGGGTATCACTAATTTTGAACATTTCAGAAATGAATATGTTAATTTAGAAAATGGCGAATTTGAGAGTTCTAAACGTTTAGTTAATGAGGCAAATCTCGTTTTTTATGTCGATAGAAATCAATTGGATATGTTAGACGAAGTGCCAGATAACGAACCTAATCGCCTTTATCTGTACAATATAGATAATAAAACACCTTTAATCGATTATTATTTAGATGCAACCAACTCTACTCTACCTTCGTTCTCGAAATCCAGTCACCTTGGAATATTGGAACGCGAAGATGAAGATGATCAGGACAGTCCAGGTGTTAAATATAAATTGAAGATCACAGAACATATTAATAATTTATTAGTACGGGATTCTACAAATGTTGAACTAGGGTTGGCTGTTTCTCTAAGTGTAGACATAGAAGATACGACCTTAGGTTCAATACAGAAGAATGTACTAGATTCTGATGATTTTACGGTTCCTGTGAGTTCAATATTAACGCCGAGAGGTACAATATTGCATGGCAACACTAGTGAAGATGAAACTAAACGTGTGTATTTAGAAATCTACTACACCGAACCAAATAATTAA